One part of the Janthinobacterium sp. 17J80-10 genome encodes these proteins:
- a CDS encoding spermidine synthase, with translation MLIRRKSIEAQANRREGPGSKDSATPARQAARRKPKFAPVTLSEQDGVRFLHFGTEWVQGAMRIRKPDWIELEYAQQMMSWMLFIDQPRHIVQLGLGTGALTKFSYRQFPEAQVTAVELNPSVMAICQSMFKLPPNDERLSVIEMDALDYITDPAIAGSIDALQVDLYDATARGPVLDTPEFYLACAAALAEDGIMTVNLFGDHPSYAKNLKAMRFAFDCVLCLPEVHEGNVVALAFKRAPQLDFAWLHERAAEIKELTKLPAKSWVNGLRAAAA, from the coding sequence ATGTTAATCCGACGTAAATCCATTGAAGCCCAGGCCAACCGCAGGGAGGGGCCCGGAAGCAAAGACAGCGCCACTCCCGCCAGGCAGGCCGCCCGACGCAAGCCCAAATTCGCCCCGGTGACACTGTCCGAACAGGATGGCGTGCGCTTCCTGCACTTCGGCACAGAGTGGGTGCAAGGCGCCATGCGCATCCGCAAACCCGACTGGATCGAGCTGGAATATGCCCAGCAGATGATGTCCTGGATGCTGTTCATCGACCAGCCCCGGCATATCGTCCAGCTTGGACTCGGCACGGGCGCCCTCACCAAATTCAGTTACCGCCAGTTTCCGGAGGCGCAAGTCACTGCAGTCGAACTGAATCCGTCGGTGATGGCTATTTGCCAGTCGATGTTCAAGCTGCCGCCCAATGACGAGCGTTTGTCCGTCATTGAAATGGATGCGCTGGATTACATCACCGACCCGGCCATCGCCGGCAGCATCGATGCCCTGCAGGTCGACCTGTACGACGCCACCGCGCGCGGCCCGGTGCTCGATACCCCCGAGTTTTACCTGGCCTGCGCCGCGGCCCTGGCCGAGGATGGCATCATGACGGTGAACCTGTTCGGCGACCATCCGAGTTATGCCAAGAATCTCAAGGCCATGCGCTTTGCCTTCGACTGCGTCCTGTGCCTGCCGGAGGTCCATGAAGGCAATGTCGTCGCGCTGGCATTCAAGCGCGCGCCCCAGCTGGATTTCGCCTGGCTGCACGAACGCGCCGCCGAAATCAAGGAATTGACGAAGCTGCCGGCCAAGTCCTGGGTCAACGGCTTGCGTGCTGCGGCCGCCTGA
- the htpG gene encoding molecular chaperone HtpG — protein MAVAEKQTLGFQAEVKQLLQLMIHSLYSNKEIFLRELISNASDAADKLRFEAIHNGALFESDAELKIRVTFDKAQRTITISDNGIGMSRDDAIEHLGTIAKSGTKEFFSRLSGDQQKDAALIGQFGVGFYSAFIIADKITVESRRAGLPATDGVRWESAGEGDFTVEAIDKATRGTDITLHLREGEDEFLSSWKLKSIIRKYSDHISLPIQMQKEEWDEEKKETVVKDELETVNQASALWARSKSDITPEQYEEFYKHVSHDFQAPLAYTHNRVEGRSEYTQLLYIPAHAPFDLWDRNKRGGIKLYVKRVFIMDDAEQLMPVYLRFVKGVIDSADLPLNVSREILQESRDVKVIREGSTKRILSMLEDMATSDDQAQRDKYASFWTEFGQVLKEGIGEDAGNKERIAKLLRFASTHNDSLSGNTLQTVSFDDYIGRMKEGQDKIYYVTGESYGGARNSPHLEIFRKKGVEVLLLTDRVDEWMLSFLQDFDGKELVSVAKGDLDLGKLEDEAEKKQHEETEASYKDLVEKMKAALAEEAKDVRVTFRLTDSPACLVADENELSGNLVRMLKAAGQNAPESKPILEINPDHALVQRLKYEEARFDDWAHILFDQAMLAEGGTLADPAGFVKRLNQMLLNMAGK, from the coding sequence ATGGCCGTAGCCGAAAAACAAACCCTGGGTTTCCAAGCCGAAGTCAAGCAGCTCCTGCAGCTGATGATCCATTCGCTGTACTCGAACAAAGAAATTTTCCTACGGGAACTAATCTCCAATGCCTCGGACGCCGCCGACAAGCTGCGCTTCGAAGCCATTCACAACGGCGCCCTGTTTGAAAGCGATGCGGAACTGAAGATCCGCGTGACATTCGACAAGGCGCAGCGCACCATCACGATTTCTGACAACGGCATCGGCATGAGCCGCGACGACGCCATCGAGCATCTCGGCACCATCGCCAAGTCGGGCACCAAGGAATTCTTTTCCAGGCTCTCCGGCGACCAGCAAAAGGATGCGGCGCTGATCGGCCAGTTCGGCGTGGGCTTCTATTCCGCCTTCATCATCGCCGACAAGATTACCGTGGAATCGCGCCGCGCCGGCCTGCCGGCGACTGATGGCGTGCGCTGGGAATCGGCCGGCGAAGGCGATTTCACCGTCGAGGCGATCGACAAGGCAACCCGCGGCACCGACATCACACTGCACCTGCGCGAAGGCGAGGATGAGTTCCTCTCGTCCTGGAAGCTCAAATCGATCATCCGCAAATATTCCGACCATATCTCGCTGCCGATCCAGATGCAGAAGGAAGAATGGGACGAGGAAAAGAAGGAAACCGTGGTGAAGGACGAGCTTGAAACGGTCAACCAGGCCAGCGCGCTGTGGGCACGCAGCAAGTCCGACATCACACCGGAACAGTACGAGGAATTCTACAAGCACGTCTCGCACGACTTCCAGGCGCCGCTGGCCTATACCCACAACCGCGTCGAAGGCCGCAGCGAATACACGCAGCTGCTGTACATCCCGGCGCACGCGCCCTTCGACCTGTGGGACCGCAACAAGCGCGGCGGCATCAAGCTGTACGTCAAGCGCGTCTTCATCATGGACGATGCCGAGCAACTGATGCCGGTGTACCTGCGCTTCGTGAAAGGCGTAATCGATTCGGCCGACCTGCCGCTGAACGTCTCGCGTGAAATCCTGCAAGAGTCGCGCGACGTCAAGGTGATCCGCGAAGGCTCGACCAAGCGCATCCTGTCGATGCTGGAAGACATGGCCACTTCCGACGACCAGGCACAGCGCGACAAGTACGCCAGCTTCTGGACCGAGTTCGGCCAAGTGCTGAAAGAAGGTATCGGCGAAGACGCCGGCAACAAGGAACGCATTGCCAAGCTGCTGCGCTTTGCCTCGACGCACAATGACAGCCTCAGTGGCAACACCCTCCAGACCGTCTCCTTCGACGACTACATCGGTCGCATGAAGGAAGGCCAGGACAAGATCTATTACGTCACCGGCGAATCCTACGGCGGCGCCAGGAACAGCCCGCACCTTGAAATCTTCCGCAAGAAAGGCGTCGAGGTGCTGCTGCTGACCGACCGCGTCGATGAATGGATGCTGTCGTTCCTGCAGGATTTCGACGGCAAGGAACTGGTGTCGGTGGCCAAGGGCGACCTGGACCTGGGCAAGCTGGAAGACGAGGCCGAGAAAAAGCAGCACGAGGAAACCGAGGCGTCCTACAAGGACCTGGTCGAGAAAATGAAAGCCGCGCTTGCCGAAGAAGCCAAGGATGTGCGCGTGACCTTCCGCCTGACCGACTCGCCAGCCTGCCTGGTCGCTGATGAGAATGAGCTGTCGGGCAACCTGGTGCGCATGCTGAAAGCGGCCGGCCAGAATGCGCCGGAATCCAAGCCCATCCTGGAAATCAATCCCGACCACGCCCTGGTGCAGCGCCTGAAGTACGAGGAAGCGCGCTTTGACGACTGGGCGCATATCCTGTTCGACCAGGCCATGCTGGCCGAAGGTGGCACGCTGGCCGACCCGGCCGGATTCGTGAAGCGCCTGAACCAGATGTTATTGAATATGGCTGGGAAATAA
- a CDS encoding SDR family oxidoreductase — protein sequence MNDKNLFRKSMPIGAPGRAFGKPRLLIIGCGDVGMRLLPLVRGHFRVFAVTSQPARREELRAAGAVPIVADLDRPDSLKRLAGLAHWVVHLAPPQAEGEKDRRTRNLTAILPDSAALVYVSTSGVYGDCQGAWVDETRPVRPQNARARRRVDAESTLRAWARRSGSRLAILRAPGIYAADRLPVERLKKGTPALCADDDVYTNHVHADDLARMVALALFRSRPNRVYHAVDDTDLKMGEYFDAVADAFGLPRSPRLPRAELAKAVSPMLLSFMSESRRLANSRVRKELRVRLRYPDVHALLRAQA from the coding sequence ATGAATGATAAAAATCTGTTCCGTAAATCCATGCCCATCGGTGCTCCTGGCCGCGCTTTCGGCAAGCCACGCCTGCTCATTATCGGCTGTGGCGATGTCGGCATGCGCCTGTTGCCGCTGGTGCGCGGACATTTCCGGGTCTTCGCCGTCACAAGCCAGCCGGCGCGACGCGAAGAATTGCGTGCCGCCGGCGCGGTACCTATCGTCGCCGACCTCGACCGGCCGGACAGTCTCAAGCGCCTGGCAGGACTGGCGCACTGGGTGGTGCACCTGGCGCCACCGCAGGCAGAGGGCGAAAAAGACCGCCGGACCCGCAATCTCACCGCCATTTTACCCGACAGCGCGGCTCTCGTTTATGTCAGCACCAGCGGCGTCTATGGCGATTGCCAGGGGGCGTGGGTCGATGAGACCCGTCCGGTACGCCCGCAAAACGCCCGCGCGCGACGCCGGGTGGATGCGGAAAGTACGTTGCGGGCCTGGGCCCGGCGCTCAGGTTCGCGCCTGGCCATCCTGCGCGCCCCCGGCATTTATGCCGCAGACCGGCTGCCGGTCGAACGCCTGAAGAAAGGCACGCCGGCGCTCTGCGCGGACGATGACGTCTATACCAACCACGTGCATGCCGACGACCTTGCGCGCATGGTAGCGCTGGCGCTGTTTCGCAGCCGGCCCAATCGCGTCTACCATGCGGTGGATGACACCGACCTGAAAATGGGGGAATACTTCGACGCCGTGGCCGACGCATTCGGCTTGCCGCGCTCGCCCCGGCTGCCGCGTGCCGAGCTGGCAAAGGCGGTGTCTCCCATGCTGCTGTCCTTCATGTCCGAGTCCAGGCGCCTGGCCAACAGCCGCGTCAGGAAGGAATTGCGCGTGCGCCTGCGCTATCCCGATGTGCACGCGCTGCTGCGAGCTCAGGCGTAG
- a CDS encoding EAL domain-containing protein, producing the protein MLDNALDAFIAIDEDSQILEWSQQAEKIFGWSREEALGKALTETIIPQRYKAAHLAGLKHYLDSGEHHLLGRRVETFACRKDGSEFPVELAITPLKLAGRLVFSASLHDISHSKELEQQIQHQASFTRSVLEVMPDAVTVADATGRLTLVNPAAQRLLNLRPSDAFPEQTYHDYQLIMPDGKTLFPENERPMARALRGEEIRGFIAMVRHENLDGDACVQINARPLRDQEGKVTGGVLVFHDISELRKREKELSQQAHVLNKRASLLDLSHDAILTSDMNDAVTFWNRSAERLYGFSRAEAIGQNCHALLNAHFPVALADIKASVHETGQWQGEITLHARDGRKIIAFGQWALERRDGFPWLYLQTHTDITQQVQTAQALHESSENYRLLVETTTDFAIIMTDPVGIITSWNPGAEKIIGLSQQEAVGHPIAELFTPEDRKSGRAEMELETARNLGRADDIRWHLRKDGTRVWANGVTMPLRNKDDSLRGFVKVMRDQTAERLAEEQTQFLALHDMLTGLPNRVHFSNQLHLAIAQSERSQIPLAVLLLDLDRFKYVNDTFGHHTGDLMLKEVASRILSSVRETDTVARLGGDEFVVIQAHAAQPGAAVTLAKKLIQELGRPYQLEGHEILSGTSVGISSFPLDAKNPVDLLKRSDLALYQAKNAGRGNYQFYTPALTEVKHWKKNRELALREALEQNRFSLYYQPQIDLASWKITSVEALLRWQTSDLEMILPGEFIEIAEESDLIVKIGEWALRQACAQLKKWHGEGMASLRISLNCSARQFGDPEFVRLLPSILEETGLAPSCLELEIPESMLASHPEIKAQLTGLRSKGVRITIDNYGIGTTALIDLKEFAVDGLKIDKAFVQHLPHRRQDSAIASAIISLAHDLGIGVTAGGVETAEQLAYLKSRDCTSAQGFIFSPPVSAKQFEDLMLSGYWSQINRIPSQEKDAPFKDLH; encoded by the coding sequence ATGTTGGACAATGCGCTCGATGCATTCATTGCCATTGATGAAGATAGCCAAATCCTGGAATGGAGCCAGCAAGCCGAGAAAATTTTTGGCTGGAGCCGGGAGGAAGCGCTCGGGAAAGCATTGACCGAAACGATAATCCCGCAAAGATACAAAGCGGCGCATCTGGCTGGCTTAAAACATTACCTGGATTCTGGCGAACACCACTTGCTGGGGCGCCGCGTGGAAACTTTTGCTTGCCGCAAGGATGGCAGCGAATTTCCCGTGGAATTGGCCATTACGCCCCTAAAACTGGCGGGCCGCCTTGTTTTTTCCGCCTCGCTGCACGACATTTCACATAGCAAAGAACTTGAACAACAAATTCAGCATCAGGCAAGTTTTACCAGATCCGTCCTCGAGGTGATGCCAGATGCGGTAACGGTGGCAGATGCGACTGGCCGGCTGACTCTGGTCAACCCCGCGGCGCAGCGGCTGCTGAACCTGCGGCCCTCCGACGCGTTTCCCGAGCAGACTTACCATGATTATCAGCTGATAATGCCAGATGGCAAGACACTCTTTCCTGAAAATGAACGGCCGATGGCGCGGGCCTTGCGAGGGGAAGAGATACGCGGGTTCATCGCAATGGTCCGGCATGAGAATCTGGATGGCGATGCCTGCGTACAGATCAATGCCAGGCCCCTGCGGGACCAGGAAGGCAAAGTTACTGGCGGCGTCCTGGTATTTCACGACATCTCGGAGTTGCGCAAGCGGGAAAAGGAATTGTCTCAACAGGCGCATGTGCTGAACAAACGTGCCAGCCTGCTCGACTTGTCGCATGACGCCATCCTCACCAGCGACATGAACGATGCAGTCACGTTCTGGAACCGCAGTGCCGAACGCCTGTACGGCTTCAGCCGCGCCGAGGCCATTGGGCAAAACTGCCATGCCTTGCTGAATGCGCACTTTCCCGTGGCACTTGCAGACATCAAGGCCAGCGTGCATGAAACCGGACAATGGCAAGGCGAAATAACGCTGCACGCCCGGGACGGGCGGAAAATCATCGCTTTCGGCCAGTGGGCACTGGAACGCCGGGACGGCTTTCCCTGGCTGTACCTGCAAACCCATACGGACATTACCCAGCAAGTGCAGACGGCACAAGCCCTGCATGAATCGAGTGAAAATTACCGTCTTCTGGTAGAAACCACAACCGATTTCGCCATTATCATGACTGACCCCGTTGGCATCATTACCAGCTGGAACCCGGGCGCGGAAAAGATCATCGGGCTAAGCCAGCAGGAAGCGGTGGGCCACCCGATCGCCGAATTGTTTACGCCGGAAGACCGCAAGTCCGGACGGGCTGAAATGGAACTGGAAACGGCCAGGAATCTGGGGCGCGCCGACGACATCCGCTGGCATCTGCGCAAGGATGGCACACGGGTCTGGGCAAATGGCGTAACCATGCCCCTGCGGAACAAGGATGACAGCTTGCGCGGCTTCGTCAAGGTCATGCGCGACCAGACGGCGGAGCGGCTCGCCGAGGAGCAGACGCAATTTCTGGCCTTGCATGACATGCTGACCGGATTGCCGAACCGTGTCCATTTCAGCAACCAGCTGCACCTGGCGATTGCGCAATCGGAGCGCAGCCAGATTCCCCTGGCGGTCCTGTTGCTCGACCTGGATCGGTTCAAGTACGTCAACGACACGTTCGGTCATCATACCGGCGACCTGATGCTGAAAGAAGTTGCCTCCCGCATCCTCTCATCGGTACGCGAAACGGATACGGTCGCCCGCCTGGGCGGCGACGAGTTTGTGGTGATCCAGGCGCATGCCGCGCAACCGGGCGCCGCTGTCACGCTGGCAAAAAAACTGATTCAGGAACTGGGGCGGCCCTACCAGCTGGAAGGCCACGAAATCCTGAGCGGCACCAGCGTCGGCATCAGTTCTTTTCCGCTGGACGCGAAAAATCCGGTTGATCTGCTCAAGCGATCCGATCTGGCACTCTACCAGGCCAAGAATGCGGGGCGTGGCAACTACCAGTTTTACACACCGGCCCTAACCGAGGTAAAACACTGGAAAAAGAACCGGGAGCTGGCATTGCGCGAAGCCCTGGAGCAGAATCGCTTTTCATTGTATTACCAGCCGCAAATTGACCTGGCGAGCTGGAAAATCACCAGCGTCGAAGCCTTGCTGCGCTGGCAAACCAGCGACCTGGAAATGATCTTGCCGGGCGAATTCATCGAAATTGCCGAAGAATCCGATCTGATCGTGAAAATCGGCGAATGGGCGTTGCGGCAGGCATGTGCGCAGCTGAAAAAATGGCATGGCGAGGGCATGGCCAGCCTGCGCATCTCGCTCAATTGCTCGGCACGGCAATTTGGCGATCCGGAATTCGTTCGCTTGCTGCCATCCATCCTGGAGGAAACGGGACTTGCGCCATCCTGCCTGGAACTGGAAATTCCTGAATCGATGCTGGCAAGTCACCCCGAAATCAAGGCGCAGTTGACCGGCCTGCGCAGCAAAGGGGTGCGCATTACCATCGACAATTACGGCATCGGCACGACAGCCCTGATCGACCTGAAGGAATTCGCGGTCGATGGATTAAAAATCGACAAGGCTTTTGTCCAGCATCTGCCGCATCGCCGCCAGGATTCCGCCATTGCTTCTGCCATCATCAGCCTGGCGCATGACCTGGGCATAGGCGTGACCGCGGGCGGCGTCGAAACCGCCGAACAGCTTGCGTACCTGAAGTCGCGGGATTGCACCAGCGCGCAGGGCTTCATTTTCAGCCCGCCCGTATCGGCAAAACAATTCGAGGATCTGATGCTGAGCGGCTACTGGTCACAGATCAACCGCATTCCGTCGCAGGAAAAGGATGCGCCCTTCAAGGACTTGCATTGA
- a CDS encoding YoaK family protein, whose protein sequence is MPVQFLRRLTGRTRTRRANRQLGTVLAFVAGAVNAGGFLAIKQYTSHMTGIVSSVADNIVLGNGLLALAGICALAAFVCGAATTAVMINWARHRKMHSEYALSLALEAALLLVFGLLGANLEALVAVFIPATVLLLCYIMGLQNAVVTKISHAEIRTTHLTGVVTDLGIELGKMLYWNRRHDARSEEYVASDRDRVLIHGTILSMFFLGAVAGAYGFKAIGFAATIPLALMLLLFAMIPILDDISLISSLYRRQRRP, encoded by the coding sequence ATGCCAGTCCAATTCCTGCGCCGCCTGACCGGCCGGACCCGCACCCGACGCGCCAACCGCCAGCTTGGCACCGTGCTCGCCTTTGTCGCCGGCGCGGTCAACGCCGGGGGCTTCCTCGCCATCAAGCAGTACACTTCGCACATGACCGGGATCGTTTCATCGGTGGCCGATAATATCGTGCTGGGCAACGGGCTGCTGGCGCTTGCAGGCATTTGTGCGCTGGCCGCTTTCGTTTGCGGCGCGGCCACCACGGCGGTCATGATCAACTGGGCGCGACACCGCAAAATGCATAGCGAATACGCGCTCTCGCTGGCGCTGGAAGCTGCACTTTTGCTGGTGTTCGGCCTGCTGGGCGCGAACCTCGAAGCTTTGGTGGCCGTGTTCATTCCGGCCACCGTCCTGCTGCTGTGTTACATCATGGGCTTGCAAAATGCCGTCGTCACCAAGATCTCGCATGCGGAAATCCGCACGACCCACCTGACCGGGGTGGTCACCGACCTGGGGATCGAACTGGGCAAGATGCTGTACTGGAATCGCCGCCATGACGCCAGGTCGGAAGAGTATGTGGCGTCTGACCGCGACCGCGTGCTGATACACGGCACGATCCTGTCGATGTTTTTTCTTGGCGCGGTGGCTGGCGCCTATGGGTTCAAGGCGATCGGCTTTGCCGCCACGATACCGCTGGCGCTGATGCTGTTGCTGTTTGCGATGATTCCCATCCTGGATGACATCTCTCTGATCTCGTCGCTGTATCGTCGCCAGCGCCGCCCGTAA
- a CDS encoding GspE/PulE family protein, giving the protein MIKETHKPLDLKQIFNWLMEDGIVEKADARASYTHALAILNNSPAGMHPLTALAQSKLKSAQPPHRQLTLDMLAEWMAGKLNLPFLRIDPLKIDFTKVADVMSAHYASRFNILPVELSATELTIASAIPSMAEWQAEIEKLTRRKVRLVIANPLDISQYISQFFALAKSIKGAHKSTGQDVALRNNFEQLVEMGAANKHMDANDLHIINIVDWLWQYAFDQRASDIHLEPKRDFAVIRFRIDGVLHQVYQVPPVVMIAMTARIKLLGRMDVIEKRRPLDGRIKTRTPGGQEIELRLSTLPTAFGEKLVMRIFDPEVVVKTLPELGFPPEEAARWDYLTKRPHGIILVTGPTGSGKTTTLYTTLKSLATAEVNVCTVEDPIEMVEAAFNQMQVQHGIDLSFADGVRALMRQDPDIIMIGEIRDLETAEMAIQAALTGHLVLSTLHTNDAPSAVMRLLELGIPYYLLEATLIGIMAQRLVRTLCPHCKSADGEITEEIWNNLTEGWDLPRPASVYRPVGCPECRQTGFKGRTGLYELLTVSQNFTSMIKEVTDIHALRRQSVADGMKPLRIAGALKIIEGVTTAEEILTVTASLHR; this is encoded by the coding sequence ATGATCAAAGAAACGCATAAACCGCTGGACCTGAAACAAATCTTCAACTGGCTGATGGAGGACGGCATCGTCGAGAAGGCCGACGCCAGGGCCAGCTATACGCATGCGCTGGCCATCCTCAACAACTCCCCTGCCGGCATGCATCCGCTGACGGCACTGGCGCAAAGCAAGCTGAAATCGGCGCAGCCGCCGCACCGGCAGCTGACCCTGGACATGCTGGCCGAATGGATGGCCGGCAAGCTTAATCTGCCATTCCTGCGCATCGACCCGCTGAAAATTGATTTCACCAAGGTCGCCGATGTCATGTCGGCCCACTATGCATCGCGTTTCAATATCCTGCCGGTTGAATTGAGCGCAACCGAACTGACCATCGCCAGCGCCATTCCCTCCATGGCGGAATGGCAGGCAGAAATCGAAAAGCTGACACGGCGCAAAGTGCGCCTGGTGATCGCCAATCCGCTCGACATTTCCCAGTACATTTCGCAGTTCTTCGCGCTGGCAAAGTCGATCAAGGGAGCACACAAGTCCACCGGGCAGGATGTGGCGCTGCGCAACAATTTCGAGCAACTGGTCGAAATGGGCGCTGCCAACAAGCACATGGACGCCAATGACCTGCACATCATCAATATCGTCGACTGGCTCTGGCAATACGCCTTCGACCAGCGGGCATCCGACATCCACCTGGAGCCAAAGCGCGATTTTGCCGTAATCCGTTTCCGCATCGACGGCGTGCTGCACCAGGTCTACCAGGTGCCGCCGGTGGTGATGATCGCCATGACTGCGCGCATCAAGCTCCTGGGGCGCATGGACGTGATCGAAAAACGCCGTCCGCTCGATGGCCGCATCAAGACCAGGACGCCCGGCGGGCAGGAAATCGAATTGCGCCTGTCCACCTTGCCGACGGCTTTCGGCGAAAAGCTGGTGATGCGTATCTTCGACCCCGAAGTGGTGGTCAAGACCCTGCCGGAACTCGGATTTCCGCCGGAAGAAGCCGCGCGCTGGGACTACCTGACCAAGCGGCCGCACGGCATCATCCTGGTGACCGGGCCGACAGGCTCGGGCAAGACCACCACGCTTTACACCACCCTGAAATCTTTGGCCACCGCCGAAGTCAATGTCTGCACGGTGGAAGACCCGATCGAAATGGTCGAGGCGGCGTTCAACCAGATGCAGGTGCAGCACGGTATCGACCTGTCGTTTGCCGACGGCGTGCGCGCGCTGATGCGCCAGGACCCCGACATCATCATGATCGGCGAAATCCGCGACCTCGAAACCGCGGAAATGGCGATCCAGGCAGCCCTGACCGGCCACCTGGTGCTGTCCACCCTGCACACCAATGACGCCCCCTCGGCGGTCATGCGCCTGCTGGAACTGGGCATCCCCTACTACCTGCTGGAAGCCACGCTGATCGGCATCATGGCGCAACGCCTGGTGCGTACCCTTTGCCCGCACTGCAAGTCGGCCGACGGCGAAATCACCGAAGAAATCTGGAACAACCTTACGGAAGGCTGGGATTTGCCGAGGCCCGCCAGCGTCTATCGCCCGGTCGGCTGCCCGGAATGCCGCCAGACCGGGTTCAAGGGGCGTACCGGCCTGTACGAATTGCTGACGGTGAGCCAGAATTTCACCAGCATGATCAAGGAAGTCACCGATATCCACGCACTGCGCCGGCAAAGCGTCGCCGATGGCATGAAACCGCTGCGCATTGCCGGCGCACTCAAGATTATCGAGGGCGTCACAACTGCCGAAGAAATACTGACGGTAACGGCATCCCTGCACCGCTGA
- a CDS encoding CDP-6-deoxy-delta-3,4-glucoseen reductase produces the protein MTFQVTVQPSGRQFTCDDGETVLAAAIRAGVGLPYGCKNGACGSCKGKVLEGAVTHGKHQEKALPLAEEQQGHSLFCCAAPQSDIVIEAREVLGAGDFPIKKLPTRVAKLEKLADDVMLVALQLPAAERLQYRAGQYIEFMLKDGKRRSYSMANAPHLDEQITVHVRHMPGGLFTDHVFGAMKERDILRFEGPLGTFFLREESDKPIVLLASGTGFAPIKAIIEHAASQKAARPMTLYWGGRRPKDLYMHALCEEWTHTLPNFKYVPVVSDALPEDGWNGRTGFVHQAVMQDLPDLSGYQVYACGAPIVVDSAQREFVAQCGLPEDEFFADSFTSEADLAKP, from the coding sequence ATGACTTTCCAAGTAACTGTACAGCCGAGCGGTCGGCAATTTACCTGCGACGATGGCGAAACCGTGCTGGCGGCAGCCATCCGTGCCGGCGTCGGCCTGCCGTATGGCTGCAAGAACGGCGCCTGCGGCAGCTGCAAGGGCAAGGTGCTGGAAGGCGCCGTCACCCACGGCAAGCACCAGGAAAAAGCCCTGCCCCTGGCGGAAGAGCAGCAAGGGCATTCGTTGTTCTGTTGCGCCGCGCCGCAATCGGACATCGTGATCGAAGCGCGCGAAGTGCTGGGCGCAGGCGACTTCCCGATCAAGAAGTTGCCCACCCGCGTGGCAAAGCTCGAAAAGCTGGCGGACGACGTCATGCTGGTCGCGCTGCAATTGCCTGCGGCGGAACGCCTGCAATACCGCGCCGGCCAATACATCGAATTCATGCTCAAGGACGGCAAGCGCCGCAGCTACAGCATGGCCAACGCGCCGCACCTGGATGAACAGATTACCGTGCACGTGCGCCACATGCCTGGCGGCCTGTTCACCGACCACGTGTTCGGCGCCATGAAGGAGCGCGACATCCTGCGCTTCGAAGGGCCGCTTGGCACCTTCTTCCTGCGCGAAGAATCAGACAAACCCATCGTGCTGCTGGCGTCCGGCACCGGCTTTGCGCCGATCAAGGCAATCATAGAACATGCCGCCAGCCAGAAAGCCGCGCGGCCCATGACCCTGTACTGGGGCGGCCGCCGTCCCAAGGACCTGTACATGCATGCGCTGTGCGAGGAGTGGACGCATACCCTGCCGAATTTCAAGTACGTCCCGGTCGTCTCCGATGCCTTGCCCGAGGACGGCTGGAACGGCCGCACCGGCTTCGTCCACCAGGCCGTCATGCAAGACTTGCCCGACCTGTCGGGTTACCAGGTCTACGCCTGCGGCGCGCCGATCGTGGTCGATTCGGCGCAGCGTGAGTTCGTGGCGCAATGCGGGCTGCCGGAGGATGAGTTCTTCGCCGATTCATTCACCTCCGAAGCCGACCTGGCCAAACCGTAA